One region of Cydia pomonella isolate Wapato2018A chromosome 9, ilCydPomo1, whole genome shotgun sequence genomic DNA includes:
- the LOC133521653 gene encoding large ribosomal subunit protein mL50 — protein MLRNVLLPLSRSTFQVMTARHKQIKVPKVSKKLQSAAESLAARGFLRPNKPWDPPSDIEQTILEICTENGLSMDAEFMSLKLKFTVLNACFQETGHSVPNSLLHSIETVEDLLEFYKTPVDTKTPFDSLKKMDLPKNLHVQENYVRFHPDKDTLFDGQSAFPKSSTIVSGLKTRKKYEGYSAKRSWP, from the exons ATGCTGCGAAATGTTTTATTACCTTTGTCACGTTCGACTTTTCAG GTGATGACGGCTAGGcataaacaaataaaagtgCCTAAAGTCTCAAAGAAATTGCAATCAGCTGCAGAATCATTAGCGGCCAGAGG ATTTCTCCGTCCCAACAAACCCTGGGATCCACCAAGCGATATTGAGCAGACCATCCTAGAGATATGCACAGAGAATGGCCTGAGCATGGATGCGGAATTCATGTCATTGAAACTCAAGTTTACTGTGCTGAATGCCTGCTTCCAGGAGACAGGGCATAGTGTTCCCAACTCATTGCTGCATAGTATTGAGACTGTTG AGGACCTGCTAGAGTTCTACAAGACCCCAGTGGATACTAAAACACCATTTGATTCTTTGAAGAAGATGGACTTGCCCAAGAATCTGCATGTACAAGAAAACTATGTCAGATTCCATCCtg ACAAAGATACCCTCTTTGATGGCCAGTCAGCGTTCCCCAAGAGTTCCACCATTGTCTCCGGCTTGAAGACGAGAAAGAAGTATGAGGGATACTCCGCTAAGAGATCATGGCCTTAA